In Scylla paramamosain isolate STU-SP2022 chromosome 1, ASM3559412v1, whole genome shotgun sequence, one DNA window encodes the following:
- the LOC135102629 gene encoding uncharacterized protein LOC135102629: MAQADKRFILRTAERISFCFDIYLGDAGGKRSRADHEDVNVEKMSEPAKKKLIFSDDDMSPLPASPPPDAPSGQESQQQQPASQSIPPPQESLMPPPTETQP; encoded by the exons atggcGCAAGCTGACAAACGTTTCATCTTGAGAACTGCAG aacgcatctctttctgctttgatatctatctgggcgatgctgggggtaagcgaagccgtgctgaccatgaggatgtcaatgtggagaaaatgtcagaacctgcaaagaagaaattgatctttagtgatgacgacatgtcgccactgccggccagcccacctcctgacgctccatcaggacaggagtcgcaacagcagcagccggcATCGCAGTCGATTCCGCCACCTCAGGAGTCGCTAATGCCACCTCCGACCGAAACACAGCCGTGA